In Euphorbia lathyris chromosome 9, ddEupLath1.1, whole genome shotgun sequence, the following are encoded in one genomic region:
- the LOC136206140 gene encoding trihelix transcription factor GT-3b-like, with amino-acid sequence MEGQHQHHQISETADRFPQWSIQETKEFLMIRSELDGTFMETKRNKLLWEVISNKMKEKGFFRSSEQCKCKWKNLVTRYKGCETMEPESLRQQFPFYKELQGIFGARMQRMLCGSKKKAVQVSSEDEEDESEEEQVRKKKKKKGRFSAQDSKMKEILGDFMKQQMQIEMQWMEAFESRENERRVKEMEWRQTMEALENERIMMDTRWRQREEERNIRQEARAEKRDALITALLNNLT; translated from the exons ATGGAAGGACAGCATCAGCATCATCAAATCAGTGAGACAGCAGATAGATTCCCTCAATGGAGCATTCAAGAAACAAAGGAATTTTTGATGATCAGATCAGAACTGGATGGAACTTTCATGGAGACAAAAAGGAACAAGCTTCTGTGGGAAGTGATCTCAAATAAGatgaaagaaaagggtttcttTCGCAGCTCGGAGCAGTGCAAGTGCAAGTGGAAAAATCTTGTTACCCGATACAAG GGATGTGAAACGATGGAACCTGAATCATTGCGTCAACAATTCCCTTTCTACAAGGAGTTGCAAGGGATTTTCGGTGCGAGAATGCAAAGAATGTTATGCGGTTCGAAGAAGAAAGCAGTGCAGGTGTCTTCAGAGGATGAGGAAGATGAGagtgaagaagaacaagttaggaagaagaagaagaaaaaggggaGGTTTTCAGCACAAGATAGTAAAATGAAGGAAATATTAGGGGATTTTATGAAGCAACAGATGCAAATAGAAATGCAATGGATGGAAGCATTCGAATCGAGGGAAAACGAGAGGAGAGTGAAAGAGATGGAATGGAGACAGACTATGGAAGCTTTGGAGAATGAAAGGATTATGATGGATACAAGATGGAGacaaagagaagaagaaagaaatatCAGACAAGAAGCTAGAGCAGAGAAGAGGGACGCACTTATTACTGCCCTTCTAAACAACTTAACTTAA